The segment TGGAACACGGTGGAAAACCGGTAAAGGTAAAGGGCACCGGTAACCAAAACGACCCCGGAGTACTACGGATAGATTTTCCGGGTGGAGCTGGAGAGGAAACATTTGAAGTTATCTCATGGGAGGATTGGTTTGAAAAGTTCGATAGTAGTGATCTTGCATTTTTATATCAGGAACGAAAAAAAAGTGGTGAAGACAGTACCTTTTTCAAACTGGTAAAACGGTAAGCTGTTCTTTATTAAAAGAGGGGTAATGTATGGCTACTGTAGAAATAAATCAAGCTCAAACAGAGGTTCTTCTGGAAGTGCTTGAAAGCACACTTTCAGAGCTAAGAATGGAGATATCACATACCGACAGTCCTTTTTACAAGGACAAATTAAGAGATAGAAAAGAGGAACTGATTGCCCTGTTAGACAAGTTTAAGGCACTAAAAGAGAAATAGCACAAAGTAGTGATTTTACGGGGAGGGGGATGTCCGGAAGTGAGGACTTCTGGTGGTGTCGCTTAGAGTTTTAAAGCGTTTTTTGGTACACTTTCCAGGTGCTTTCAATAAGGGATTGTGTATCGCTGTTAAGAGCTTTCCACCCAAGCAGTGAGGAAGCCATTTTTGATGAAGCTACCACACGGGCCGGGTCCCCGGCTCTACGCCCTACCACCCGAGCAGGTACGGCTTTTCCTGTAACCTGCCTGGCCATTTCAACCATCTCAAGTACACTAATCCCATTTTCACTACCCAGATTGATTTTGATATTGGTTGAATTTTGTGCTATATAATTAAGAGCCATTAAGTGAGCTTTAGCTAAATCGGTAACATGGATGTAATCACGAATACCCGTGCCATCGGGAGTATCGTAATCATCACCAAAAATGTCTATTCTCTCTTTTTTACCAACAGCAACTTCCATAACTGCAGGAAGCAAATTAGCAGGATTACGTTCAAGACCATATATCCTACCTTGCAAATCATATCCAGCGGCATTAAAATATCTAAGCGCAGCAAAATTGATGGGTTTTAGCCTACTGTACCAATCGAGGAAACGTTCTATTTCAAGCTTGGTAAAGCCATAGTAGTTTTCGGGTGCACAGGGATGGTTCTCATCAATAGGCAAATACTTTGGTTCACCATAAATAGCAGCAGATGATGAGAAAACAACGTTCTTTGTACCACATTCAGTACAGACATTAAGCAGATTAAGTGTTCCTGATATGTTGTTAAGAGAGTACTTCTGGGGCACAACCATGGACTCTCCGGCAGCTTTTAATGCTGCAAGATGAACGACTGCATCATATCCCGTTTGCATAACATTGAGCAGTGCAGGGTAATCAAGAATGTCACCTCGAAAAAAAGTCGCCTCAGGAAAAAGGTTTTCCTTGCACCCGGTGGAGAGGTTATCGTACACACTTACCGAGTGTCCATCATCGAGAAGGCAACGGGTCACGTGACTCCCAATATACCCAGCCCCACCAACTACAAGTACTTTCATACGTTTTTCCTATTTTTTAGATTTAAGCGCAGCCATCAGTGCAGCCCCGAACTCTGTTGAGCTTTTGGATTCCTTTTTAGTTTCTTTTTTTTGCTTCTGAAGGAATTTCTTTGTTTCCTCTGTTTCTTTTTTGTCATCAGAAACACCCATCGACAGAGATATTCTTCGGTTTTCAAGGTCAATGCCTTCAACATGAACGGTAACCGAATCACCTTCTTTTAGACTATCCCTTTTATCCGCTACTATATTCTGGAATACCAAAAGCCCTGTTACGCCTTCAAAGATATCGATAAAGTAGCCAAACTTAGCCTTTTTAGCAACGGTTCCTGCAACATCTGTACCAATAGCGATTTTCTCTTCTAAGCCATTCCATGGATCTTCACTCAAATCTTTGAGACTTAAAGAGATCGTTTTCTTACTCTCATCTATACTTAAAACGGTTACACGCACATTCTGATCCTCTTTCACCATTTCAGATGGATGGTGAACCCTTCTGCCCCAGGCCATTTCTGATACATGTACCAATCCCTCAACCCCTGGCAGCACTTCCACAAAGGCTCCAAAGTCAGCCAAACGGGTCACTTTCCCATCCAGAGTCTGTCCAATGGAGATTTTGGTAGAAATATCTGTCCAGGGATTATCAAATACCTGTTTTATTGAAAGCGATATTTTTGAGTTGCGCAGAGGAGATTTTTCCTCCACCTTCAAAATAACAAACTCAACCTCCTGGCCAATTTCAAAGGATTCTGAGAGGTTTTGAGCCCTTTCCCAGGAGACCTCCGAGATATGCACAAGGCCTTCCAAATCACCAATCTGCACAAACAGTCCAAAATCAGCGACTTTTGATATTTTCCCTTTAAGTACAGTTTTCGCCTCTGCAGCTTCTTTTAATTTTTCAAGCTCCTTTTTGAGGCCCGACTCCAACAATGGGATGCGGGTTAGAACAATGTTTCGCCCACCCTCAGTGATACGGGAGATTACAAAATCGTACGTTTTGCCCAGAAATGTATTAACATCCTGAGTGAATTTTATATCAATCTGGGAAACCGGACAGAATGCCCTGTGCCCCATCACCTTTACATTCAAACCACCTTTATTTACTCCGGTAACTTTACCCTGTACTGGAATCTTTTTGTCACAGGCATCTCTGAGTTCCTCAATATCTGCTGTGTGGGCGCTCATACTTTTGCTGATAAGTGTTTCATCACCTTTGTTGGAAACTATATAGCCCTCTACTGTATCACCCTCTTTAACACTTACCTGCTCCGCACCGCCCAATTCAGAAATTTTTATCATAGCCTCATTTTTTGCCCCTATTTCGACAAAAACATATTCAGAGCCGATTCTGCTTACTGTTCCTTTTACTTTGGATCCCGGAGAAAAACTTTTAACACTTGTGTCTGTTTTCTCTATCATTTCCATAAGCTGCTCAGATGCCTTATCAACACCCTTTTCTTCATCAAAAAAATCATCGTAATCCTTATCAAACATAGCTTTTCCTCCGGAATGTGCAAAATAACACTTCTATATAGTGTTTCAAAATAGCTAATTGGCAGTATTATATCAAAACAGATAATTATTTGTTGGGGATATCGGAAATATTTTATTCAGAGGTAATTTTCTCCGGTAACCCTGAATTAAACCAAAGCTACCGGAAATTTAACCAAATATCTGTAGTCCTATTCCATTGACCTTACTACCCTGAATCCCAACCTGTTGTCCCTGGACGAGGGGTTCATCATATATCTGAAGGTAGAGCGAATGTTATCCCTGGAATTTGAATAACTACCCCCTCTGTATGTCCGTTCTGTTCTACGCGAAGTTCTTGGGGAGAAGTGGTCGATAACCATCTCTCCACCAGCATATGAGATATAATAATTCTGACACCATTCTCCAACATTTCCGTTCATATCATAGAGACCAAAAGGATTTGCAAAGCGATGGCCTACCGGCTGGGTTCTGTTGTTACTGTTTTCTGAAAACCATACATACTTTGCAATATCTTCATCTCCCCAGAAGGTAACAGTAGCCGCTTCACCCCTGGATGCATATTCCCACTCTACTTCTGTAGGTAGTCGGTAAACATCGGTTAAATGATAGTTTATCTGCAAACCACCCACCTCAGTAACATTATCACCCACCCTGGTAAGAGAAGAATAGGTATAAAAGGTATCAAGCCCTTCAGCTTTGCTAAGCTCATTGCAATAAAGCATGGCATCATACCAGGTGACATTCTCTACCGGGTTGCTGGGAAGGTCTTTAAAAAATGAGGGATTAAAGCCCATTAGCTCCTCAAACTGCTCCTGTCTCACCGGTGTTCTGCTTATTTTGTAATCCATCAGGTTATTAACAGTGAAAACCGGCCTCTCCATTGAACCCCCATCAGCATAACCGATGGTAATAGTTTTACCTTCAGATTCAATAAGAACCATATCGGATTTGTCACCATATGCGACACATTCAACCGCCACTCCCTGTGCAAAGGGATCGTTTGTTTCGGCCTTTTCTATAAAATAACCGGCCTTTGTCACGAAAATGGTATCAGGAAAAACTAACTCTAAATTGGCTTTTCTTGGATTAGGGGGTGAGTAGACAGAGCTCTTAAAAGCTGGGGAATAATACGATCCCGATGAAATAACAGGAAGAGTGTAATTAGCTGATGCTGTTTGCAGGTGAAAAATATAGAAACCGGATGACAACACAGGTGCTTGAATGCTCTTAACACCCTTAGCCATTTCACCCCTAAACAGTTCATTAACTTTTTTGCCCCTGAGATCTAAAATTCTTAAAGTGATATTTTGTTTCTCAGAAATGCTTACATCAATGAAATTACCCTTAGTGATAGTAAAAACCGGATCTGAATACGCTCCTTTAAGACTGCGATTAACCGATGTCTCTTCAACATAGGAGAGCTGAAATTCCCCTTCTTCATTGGTTATGGCAGAGATAGTATTATTAATAAGTTGTACAGTTGCTCCAACAAGCGGCCTGCCACTATTCTTATCCATTACAGATCCCGTTATATCGACCTGCATATCTTCAGAATACAAATTACAAAAAAACAGAAGAAGTAAAACTGCTATAAAGATTAACCGATCAGCCATGATACTAACCTCCTGCATGCAGTTATGGTAGAAGTGCACCCCTAAACCGGGAGACTGCTAAAGGGCCAATCAGCCCTCTTATCAATAATTTACTAAAATTTGAGACCTTTGCATAGTATTTAGCCTCTTTTTATTTGCTCTACTGGTATGTTTTATGAAAACACACCAGTAGGGGTCTACTTTAGCGACCAAAGGAGGTTAGAAGCAAAATAGTTTGCTATTTTACTTACAGTTCATAAAGTTCGTCATCGGAAAGAATTCTGTAACCATTCTTTTCCACTATAGTTTTGGCAAACTGGTAATCCTTAACTTCAATACACAGAACCGCTTCTTTACTCGATTCAATAACAAAGCCATAGGCATCGATGATATTTACATTCACCCCGGAAAGTGTTTCTGTGAGCTGGTACAAGCTTCCGGGTGTATCGCCAAAAGATACCGCCAGGACTTTTTTCAAAGCACAGGCAAACCCTTCTTCTGATAGCAAAAGATGGGCCTTACGAGGATCGGAAACGAGGATCTTTACAATGCCATAGTTCTCCCGATCAGCTATGACAATTGCTCTCATATTAATATTATTTTCACCCAGAATACGGGTTATTCTGTTTAACCGTCCCGGTTTATTTTCCACAAAAACATTAATCTGCTCAGCCATAAAACCCTTTCCTTTGTTACTAACCATTTATCTTCATAAACAGCATTCAGGAGTCAAATCTTTCATCAAAAACACGCTTTGCTTTACCTTCAGATACGGGTAAGCCTCCAGGTTCATGTAATTCTATAACAGGATTTATAGTGATAGAGGCCTTCAGCCTTTCGCTTATTTTTCTTTTCAATGCATCCAATTGAGAAATATCACCTGTAAAAAGTTTAGAGTAAATTTCGGTTTTTAGTGTTAACCGGTCCAGTTGCCCCTGCTTTTTTACCAAAATCTGATAATTAGTACCAACTTCCGGTACACCCATTATGACCTCTTCAATCTGGGAGGGGAACACATTTACCCCATTAATTATAAGCATATCGTCAGAACGTCCCTTAATCCTTGCTATCCTTCTATGCGTTCTGCCACACTTACACATACCGCCATGAATATAGGAGAGATCACGAGTTCGGTATCGAAGAAGAGGGGTAGCTTCACGCCTCAGTGTAGTGAAAACAATTTCACCCTCCTGCTGTTCACCTAAAACTTCCATACTTAAAGGATCAATAATTTCCATAAGAAACGAATCTTCCCAAACGTGCATTCCATCCTGATAAACGCACTCAAATGCTACACCAGGCCCATTCATCTCAGAAAGGCCATAGGAGTTATACGCCTTAATTTGGAGCAGCTCCTGTACTTTCAGTCGCGTTTCTTCTGAATACGGCTCTGCACCCATAAAAGCTTTTTTAACCTTAAGCTCAGCCCTGTCTACCCCACAACATTCAAGCTGTGATGTTAAATGAAGCAGATAGCTTGGTGTTGCATGAACAACGGTTGTACCGAAATCCCGCATAAGGGACAACTGACGCCTGGTATTTCCTGAACTTGAGGGTATAACAAGAGCCCCCACTCTTTCAGCTCCATAATGAAACCCTAATCCCCCGGTAAAAAGCCCATAACTGGCCATATTCTGGAAAACATCACCCTGACCAACATCACACATAACAAAACAGCGTGCCATGAGGTCGGTCCAGGTATCTATGTCGTTTCTGGAATGATAAATAACCGTTGGTATACCTGTTGTTCCACTTGAAGTGTGAAGACGAATGCTGTCCTTGATGTCACAGGAGAGTAATCCAAAGGGGTATGCCTCTCTAAGGTCATCCTTTGTGGTATACGGGATACGTTTGATATCCTCGAGTGTTTTTATTTCACTGCCCGATTTTATGCCAACTTTCCCTAATCTGCGCCTGTAAAAAGGAGTTTTAAGTGCTCTGTCGACAGTATCCCTAAGAAGCTTTAGTTGTAGCTCTTCAAGAGCCTCTCTCTGAATAGTTTCCTTTTCTTTGTTCCAGTATTTAACATCCATCATTTGAATCCCGGTTAAAAAAATCAATTACAGCTTAAAAAAAAAGCAGTGCCGTTAATTAGACAGCACTGCGTAATACAAATCGCTAAGCGTATTTAAACTCAATATTGCTGAGTAGTGATTTCAAAGAAAGCCTGTGGATGCTCACAACACGGACACTTAGTCGGAGCTGCAAGCCCTTCATGAATGTGGCCACATTCTCTGCACTTCCACTTTACCGAGGTTTGCCTGTTAAAAAAGGCT is part of the Chitinispirillales bacterium ANBcel5 genome and harbors:
- the galE gene encoding UDP-glucose 4-epimerase GalE yields the protein MKVLVVGGAGYIGSHVTRCLLDDGHSVSVYDNLSTGCKENLFPEATFFRGDILDYPALLNVMQTGYDAVVHLAALKAAGESMVVPQKYSLNNISGTLNLLNVCTECGTKNVVFSSSAAIYGEPKYLPIDENHPCAPENYYGFTKLEIERFLDWYSRLKPINFAALRYFNAAGYDLQGRIYGLERNPANLLPAVMEVAVGKKERIDIFGDDYDTPDGTGIRDYIHVTDLAKAHLMALNYIAQNSTNIKINLGSENGISVLEMVEMARQVTGKAVPARVVGRRAGDPARVVASSKMASSLLGWKALNSDTQSLIESTWKVYQKTL
- a CDS encoding S1 RNA-binding domain-containing protein → MFDKDYDDFFDEEKGVDKASEQLMEMIEKTDTSVKSFSPGSKVKGTVSRIGSEYVFVEIGAKNEAMIKISELGGAEQVSVKEGDTVEGYIVSNKGDETLISKSMSAHTADIEELRDACDKKIPVQGKVTGVNKGGLNVKVMGHRAFCPVSQIDIKFTQDVNTFLGKTYDFVISRITEGGRNIVLTRIPLLESGLKKELEKLKEAAEAKTVLKGKISKVADFGLFVQIGDLEGLVHISEVSWERAQNLSESFEIGQEVEFVILKVEEKSPLRNSKISLSIKQVFDNPWTDISTKISIGQTLDGKVTRLADFGAFVEVLPGVEGLVHVSEMAWGRRVHHPSEMVKEDQNVRVTVLSIDESKKTISLSLKDLSEDPWNGLEEKIAIGTDVAGTVAKKAKFGYFIDIFEGVTGLLVFQNIVADKRDSLKEGDSVTVHVEGIDLENRRISLSMGVSDDKKETEETKKFLQKQKKETKKESKSSTEFGAALMAALKSKK
- a CDS encoding SUMF1/EgtB/PvdO family nonheme iron enzyme, with amino-acid sequence MADRLIFIAVLLLLFFCNLYSEDMQVDITGSVMDKNSGRPLVGATVQLINNTISAITNEEGEFQLSYVEETSVNRSLKGAYSDPVFTITKGNFIDVSISEKQNITLRILDLRGKKVNELFRGEMAKGVKSIQAPVLSSGFYIFHLQTASANYTLPVISSGSYYSPAFKSSVYSPPNPRKANLELVFPDTIFVTKAGYFIEKAETNDPFAQGVAVECVAYGDKSDMVLIESEGKTITIGYADGGSMERPVFTVNNLMDYKISRTPVRQEQFEELMGFNPSFFKDLPSNPVENVTWYDAMLYCNELSKAEGLDTFYTYSSLTRVGDNVTEVGGLQINYHLTDVYRLPTEVEWEYASRGEAATVTFWGDEDIAKYVWFSENSNNRTQPVGHRFANPFGLYDMNGNVGEWCQNYYISYAGGEMVIDHFSPRTSRRTERTYRGGSYSNSRDNIRSTFRYMMNPSSRDNRLGFRVVRSME
- a CDS encoding ACT domain-containing protein, producing MAEQINVFVENKPGRLNRITRILGENNINMRAIVIADRENYGIVKILVSDPRKAHLLLSEEGFACALKKVLAVSFGDTPGSLYQLTETLSGVNVNIIDAYGFVIESSKEAVLCIEVKDYQFAKTIVEKNGYRILSDDELYEL
- a CDS encoding phenylacetate--CoA ligase, translated to MMDVKYWNKEKETIQREALEELQLKLLRDTVDRALKTPFYRRRLGKVGIKSGSEIKTLEDIKRIPYTTKDDLREAYPFGLLSCDIKDSIRLHTSSGTTGIPTVIYHSRNDIDTWTDLMARCFVMCDVGQGDVFQNMASYGLFTGGLGFHYGAERVGALVIPSSSGNTRRQLSLMRDFGTTVVHATPSYLLHLTSQLECCGVDRAELKVKKAFMGAEPYSEETRLKVQELLQIKAYNSYGLSEMNGPGVAFECVYQDGMHVWEDSFLMEIIDPLSMEVLGEQQEGEIVFTTLRREATPLLRYRTRDLSYIHGGMCKCGRTHRRIARIKGRSDDMLIINGVNVFPSQIEEVIMGVPEVGTNYQILVKKQGQLDRLTLKTEIYSKLFTGDISQLDALKRKISERLKASITINPVIELHEPGGLPVSEGKAKRVFDERFDS